The following DNA comes from Planctomycetota bacterium.
CGCTGACTTTGATGACGTCGACGATCTTGCCCAACTGCTTGCGGACCTGCTCCAGGACAGCATCGTCGCCCCGGACGACGACGGTCATGCGGCTGCGGGTTGGGTCCTCGGTTTCGCCGACCGCCAGGCTGTCGATGTTGAACCCCCGCCCGGCAAAGAGGCCGGCAATGTGCGCCAGGACCCCGGGCTTATTCTCGACGATCGCGCTGATTATGTGCCTCATGGCCGCCGCTCCTGTCTCTCGTGCAGGGGCAAATTGTACCGTCGGGACCCCGCGGCGGCAAGCCCAAAGGCCCCCGCCTCCGCGGGGACTCGGCAGGGATTCTTGCCCAAGACCGCCGCACGTTCGTTACAATGAATTCGGAAAGGCTGGGGGAAGCACCTCGGCCAAGAGAAGACCTGTGGAATGGCTGCCCAAAGACAAGACGCAGCGCCGGACAAACCCCTCCGGGCGGCGGTCGTCGTGGCCCATCCCGACGACGAAACGCTCTGGTGCGGCGGAACGATCCTCACGCACCGCGACTGGCGGTGGACCGTCGTCTCCCTTTGCCGCGCCACCGACCCCGACCGTTCGCCGCGATTCTTCCAGGCACTCGACGCGCTCGGCGCGACCGGCTCGATGGCCGCCCTCAACGACAGACCCGACCAGACGCCCCTCGTCCCCCGAGACGTCGAGGAGACTATCCTGTCGCTCCTGCCGGAGGGGCGCGTGGACCTGGTCCTTTCGCACAGCCCGCTGGGGGAATACACGCGGCACCGCCGGCACGAAGCGGTCGGGCGGGCGGTTCTGGAATTGTGGTCGGCCGGCCGGCTGGCGGCCGACGCCGTCTGGGCGTTCGCCTACGACGACGCCGGCGGGGCCCGGTTGCCGACGGCCGTAACCCACGCGGACCGCGTGGAGGAACTTGCGGAACCCGTCTGGCGGGAAAAATACCGTATCATTACGGCGGTGTATGGGTTCGGTCCGGAGAGTTTCGAGGCCCGCGCGACGCCGCGAACCGAAGCGTTCTGGTGCTTCGATTCGCCGGCGGCGGCGCGCCGGTGGATGAACGAAAAGAGG
Coding sequences within:
- a CDS encoding PIG-L family deacetylase — encoded protein: MAAQRQDAAPDKPLRAAVVVAHPDDETLWCGGTILTHRDWRWTVVSLCRATDPDRSPRFFQALDALGATGSMAALNDRPDQTPLVPRDVEETILSLLPEGRVDLVLSHSPLGEYTRHRRHEAVGRAVLELWSAGRLAADAVWAFAYDDAGGARLPTAVTHADRVEELAEPVWREKYRIITAVYGFGPESFEARATPRTEAFWCFDSPAAARRWMNEKRLEP